In Candidatus Electrothrix scaldis, the genomic window TTATCCTGCCAGTTATTACCTTCGTTTTCTCTTTCTCTTTGTTTGTACTGTCATGGCCTTTATCACGGTCTTTTTTCTCAGTGGTAATACAGTCAGCCTGCTCAACGGTATGCTCCGTGGCCTGACCTCAACTCTTCCCGAAACTCCGGGCCCGCTGGTTTCCTTTCTGGCTGAGGCTGGCCGTTTATTGGCAGCCCTACTCGGCGCCTTAACTACCGCTTTTTTTCTGATGCGCTGGAACCTAGTAGATGGCAGCATGGTCAGCCAGACCTACATCAATCCGGTGCTTGATTTTTTTAAGCGCTACGGTGTACAGACAGCCCTGCTTCTCCTCACCCTGGTGGGCTTCTACCGCATCTCAGATATTGTCCTTGGGGTCATTGCCAACGTTTTTTATCAGGACATGGGTTTTTCCAAAGAAACCATAGCCAGTGTGATCAAAACCTTTGGCCTGTTCATGACCCTGCTGGGCGGTTTTCTCGGCGGCACCCTGACAGTTCGCTACGGAGTAATGAAAATTCTCTTCCTTGGTGCCCTGCTCTCCAGCCTTACCAATTTGCTCTTTATGTTACTGGCAGAAGCTGGCAATAACGTCCCCCTCCTCTACCTGGTAATCTCAGCCGACAACCTCAGTGGCGGCATTGCCACCACAGCCTTTGTTGCCTTCCTGGCGAGCTTAACCAATATTTCTTTTACAGCTGTTCAATACGCCATCTTCAGTTCCCTCATGACCCTTCTACCTAAACTCATCGGTGGGTACTCGGGTACGATGGTCACGGCCTGGGGGTATCAGCAATTTTTTCTTATTACGGCTTTGATGGGTATACCGGTGCTGGTACTGATTTGGCTGGCAGAAAAACGTCTTCAATGAATCATACTGCCTCACACTATCAGTGAAACGAAGTTATTTTACCAGCTACTGCTCAAAAAATAATCTTGTTCTAAAAGGGAAAAAATGAGGAGAAAAAAAAAATGGTGTACCACTGACTCAGCTCAGCTTTACAATATCGCGCAGTGGGGAGAAGGACTTTTTGGGATCAATCAAGCAGGGGAGCTAACCGTTTCCCCTCAGCCAGACAAAGGTACAATCAGCCTGTATGCTATAGCCCAGGATTTGACACAGCAGGGGATCTCTCTTCCGATCTTACTACGATTTCCCGAGATCCTGGAACAGAGAGTAAAAAAACTCAACTATGCTTTTGCCCAAGCAATTAAAAAAGAGGAATACACTGGTACCTACACAACTATTTACCCAATTAAAGTAAATCAACAACATATCGTTGTCAATACATTAGCCTCAACAAACCTCATAGGTTTAGAGGCAGGAAGCAAAGCCGAAATGATGGCCATACTGACGCTACCTGTTTCTAACAATACAACCATCGTATGTAATGGATATAAAGATCGAGAATATATCCGTCTTGCTCTAGTCGCGCAAAAATTAGGCCTGTGTAGTTACATTGTCATAGAAAAAGCAACGGAAGTGAAAATAATCACTGAAGAGGCTGCTACGTTAAATATAGTACCACAACTGGGTATACGCATTCGGCTTGCTTCGGTTGGACAGGGAAAATGGCAGGACAGCGGAGGAGAAAAAGCCAAATTTGGCCTGAATGCCGCACAAATACTGGATGCCATAAAGCTCTTACGGAAGGAAGGACTGATCAACTCCTTAAAACTGATGCATTTTCATGTTGGTTCGCAAATCCCCAACATACATGATATTCAAAAGATCCTCACCGAAGCAGCCCGATTTTATGCGGAGCTGCATGCCCTCAATGTCCCAATTAATGTAATCGACGCAGGTGGTGGCTTAGGCGTTGATTATGAAGGATCACTGTCAAGCCGCCCCTTTTCAAGGAATTATACAACGGAAGAATACGCAGATAATATAATCTATACATTTAAAGAAATCTGCAAAGCACACCAACTTCCTCATCCAGATATACTCACAGAAACAGGTCGAGCTATTGCTGCCTATCACTCCATGTTATTAACAGATATTGTTAATACAGAACTCTCAACCTATTTTTCTCCCATACGCAGCAAATCACGCGACGATGACCCCGATATCATCAAAGATCTTCAGTTTCAACTTGGCAATATTTCACCACACTCAGCGCTTGAGGCATATCATAATGCAACATACTGGCTGCATGAAGCTCATGTGATGTTCTCCTACGGTATCATTACGCTTGAACAGCGTGCCCATGCCGAACAGCTTA contains:
- a CDS encoding MFS transporter, whose translation is MTQDIDAVSQAEPSERSWKQSMQAWLHPRVVTMLFFGFSAGIPILLIFSSLSLWLREAGVNRSAVTFFSWAALGYSFKFVWAPLVDTLPLPFLTKKLGRRRGWLLFAQLAVITAICLMALTDPASGQQSLIYMAFAAVMLGFSSATQDIVIDAYRIECAEKDMQALLSSSYIAGYRVGMLVAGAGALFLAFWFGTSKEAYSYVAWQYSYLCMAGIMLVGVATTLLIPEPEANSKNYDYPASYYLRFLFLFVCTVMAFITVFFLSGNTVSLLNGMLRGLTSTLPETPGPLVSFLAEAGRLLAALLGALTTAFFLMRWNLVDGSMVSQTYINPVLDFFKRYGVQTALLLLTLVGFYRISDIVLGVIANVFYQDMGFSKETIASVIKTFGLFMTLLGGFLGGTLTVRYGVMKILFLGALLSSLTNLLFMLLAEAGNNVPLLYLVISADNLSGGIATTAFVAFLASLTNISFTAVQYAIFSSLMTLLPKLIGGYSGTMVTAWGYQQFFLITALMGIPVLVLIWLAEKRLQ
- the speA gene encoding biosynthetic arginine decarboxylase, whose translation is MRRKKKWCTTDSAQLYNIAQWGEGLFGINQAGELTVSPQPDKGTISLYAIAQDLTQQGISLPILLRFPEILEQRVKKLNYAFAQAIKKEEYTGTYTTIYPIKVNQQHIVVNTLASTNLIGLEAGSKAEMMAILTLPVSNNTTIVCNGYKDREYIRLALVAQKLGLCSYIVIEKATEVKIITEEAATLNIVPQLGIRIRLASVGQGKWQDSGGEKAKFGLNAAQILDAIKLLRKEGLINSLKLMHFHVGSQIPNIHDIQKILTEAARFYAELHALNVPINVIDAGGGLGVDYEGSLSSRPFSRNYTTEEYADNIIYTFKEICKAHQLPHPDILTETGRAIAAYHSMLLTDIVNTELSTYFSPIRSKSRDDDPDIIKDLQFQLGNISPHSALEAYHNATYWLHEAHVMFSYGIITLEQRAHAEQLIHNTYLKVSNILKKKEYSIAHYEALDDLKDKLVDRYFVNFSLFSSAPDAWAIQQLFPIMPLHRLHEYPDRHVTLHDLTCDSDGHFDKYVHSHGFESHLPLHTSVNDEPYLIGIFLIGAYQESLSNLHNLFGTAHSVNVYTTEKGGYTISDISKGDSVTNMIKYFQYNTDQIQPSPLQKRLSNLQEDSEQRDKYIQVIEAALKNYTYFMRKNHDV